The following proteins come from a genomic window of Brevibacillus antibioticus:
- a CDS encoding SDR family oxidoreductase, whose translation MIVVMGATGTIGSALLKRLIELGVPTRALSRTPEKLQMRMGEQAASTVEVAAVEASDPESLRLAFAGANQLFLSLSNSPNQVELETSTIRIAAEAGIRHIVKISSPAFTEKAPVAVAGWHQEIESALSEAGMKSTVLRPYAFMQNLLRFAPTIKTQHVFFGTMGETACNFIDCRDIADVAAEVLTHSEKAGRVYTLTGSEVFSYPQIASKLSELLDRPITYINKDSGALRRDLMEYGNMPEWLASHVVEIQAMSVAIPEKPTDDVGRVLGREPRKLDTFLHEHIEKFR comes from the coding sequence ATGATCGTAGTCATGGGAGCGACAGGAACCATAGGGAGTGCACTTTTGAAACGATTGATAGAGCTTGGAGTCCCAACTCGGGCGTTGAGCAGAACGCCAGAAAAACTTCAGATGCGAATGGGAGAGCAGGCAGCATCTACGGTGGAAGTCGCAGCAGTGGAAGCTTCTGACCCTGAATCGTTGCGCCTGGCGTTTGCAGGTGCGAATCAGCTCTTCCTTTCCCTTTCAAACAGTCCCAATCAGGTCGAGCTGGAAACATCGACGATTCGCATAGCAGCTGAGGCTGGAATCCGGCACATCGTGAAAATATCCAGTCCAGCCTTCACCGAAAAGGCGCCAGTCGCCGTAGCGGGATGGCACCAGGAAATCGAGAGCGCTTTATCAGAAGCGGGTATGAAAAGTACCGTGCTGCGACCGTACGCTTTTATGCAAAATCTGCTCCGCTTCGCACCGACGATCAAGACGCAACATGTTTTCTTCGGTACGATGGGCGAAACTGCCTGCAACTTTATCGATTGCCGGGATATCGCCGATGTTGCCGCAGAGGTATTGACCCACTCTGAAAAGGCAGGTCGTGTATACACCCTGACTGGTTCTGAGGTTTTCAGCTATCCGCAAATTGCGAGCAAGCTGTCAGAGCTGCTTGACCGCCCGATTACGTACATCAACAAGGATAGCGGAGCACTCCGACGTGATCTGATGGAGTACGGAAACATGCCAGAGTGGCTCGCCAGTCATGTCGTTGAAATTCAAGCTATGTCTGTAGCGATCCCGGAAAAGCCGACAGACGATGTAGGGCGT